TCCTCGGACATGATGTCCCAGTGGCCGACCGCCGCCCCGCCCTCGGCGGTGTACAGGTCGGGCAGGCCGAAGACGTGGCCGTTCTCGTGCGGCAGCACCCGGTAGCCGGTCTCGTGGAACGACCCGGAGCCGTCGTCCTGGCGGCTGTACACGAACGACGTGTTCGACAGCGTCACGCCGTCCGCGCTGGGCGCCTCGCCGTTCCCGGAGAACGTGACGGACAGGACCGTGTCCAGCGCCGAGGGGCCCGCGTTCGGCGTGACCAGGACGTTGACCAGGTCGTACGCGCTGAAGTCGACGCGTTCGTCGGCCGCCTCCACGATGTGCTCGACCAGCTGCCGGTACCCCGGCTCGTACGGCGCGCCGCGGTCGATGCCGTACGCGGGGAACGGCAGCGGCATCCGCAGCCAGTCCGGCACGGGTGCGTAGGGCATGTATCGCAGCCGCCCGTACGAGCTGACGCGGAACCAGTCGGCGGTCTGCGGGAAGAACTCCGCGAACCGGCGCATCGCGGGGCCCTCGCCCGGCGCGTCCGGGAAGTCGATCATCAGGTTGAGGGCGCGGACCACGCCCGTGGAGCTGGCGTAGCCGGGCGGGGTGGGGATGCCCTCGGACATCTGCACGCCGCTCTCCGCCCGGATGCGGCAGGCGGCGAGGCTTGCCGTGTCGGCCGACTCGGCGAGCGCCCGCGTGGCCGGGTCGGTCGCCGCCGGGCCCCCCGTGACGGGGACGGGGCCGTGGAGTGTGGCGCTCGCCGTGGCGAGGGCGGCCACGGCCAGCGCCGTGACGGTTCCGATCGCGGCCGTCCTGCGTATTCGCCGTCGCCGGCTGGTCGGCTGCTGCATGGCCAACAGCCTGTTCCGGCGGGTGCGGGGGCGCTCGCCGGGTGGCCCGATCGTGGGAACGCTCACGGTGAGTGACGGAGGTCACATCTAGCTGGGAACAAACGGGGAGGTGGTCCCCGTTTGGGAGGGTGACATCGGTAAGCGGGGAGCAGCTCCCCGGTTGCCGGTGGCTTTCCCTTCCGGTACGAGCCTTCGGGTGCGAGAGAGGAGTCGGCTGTGACCGCCATGACCACCACCTCGGGTGCGGGCGCCTCCGTCGCCGCGGGTGCCGCGGCCCCGGCGCGACGCGTCGCGTCCGGTGCGTCGCCCGCGTCCGGCGTGTACGCCACGTCCGATGTGTCCGCCGCGTGGGGTGTGCCGACCGCCTCCGGCGCGTGCGCGGCCTCCGGCTCGTCGGGCGCGTCCGGCGGTTCCGGTACGGGCCGGGCCGGGCGGCCTCGCGCGGACGCGCTGCGCAACCGGGAGCGGATCGTCGCGGCCGCGCGCGAGATGCTCGTCGAGTCCGGGGCCGACGCCCCGCTGGACGAGATAGCCCGCCGCGCCGGAGTGGGCAACGCCACCGTGTACCGGCACTTCCCGGACCGTACGACGCTCGTCCACGAGGTCGTCGTCTCGGTCATGGCGCGCATAGCCGACAGCGCCGAGCGGGCCGCCGCCGAGGAGCCGGAGCCGTTCGCCGCGGTCCGCCGCTTCACGCACGAGGCGGCCGACGAGCGGATAGGCGCCCTCTGCCCCATGCTGTCCGGCGTCTTCGAGCCCGACGAGCCGTGCATCGCCGCCGCGCGCGACCGGCTGGAGACGGCGGTGCTGGGGCTGTTCGAGCGGGCCCAGAAGGCGGGGAGGATGCGCTCCGATGTCGCCGTCGGGGATCTGCTGGTGGCCCTGTCCCAGCTGACCAGGCCGCTGCCCGGCATCGCCTGCCCGGTCAACGACCAGTTCGTCCACCGCCACCTCCAGCTGCTGCTGGACGGCCTGGAGGCCCCCGGCCGCTCGGAGCTGCCCGGCGCGCCCGCGACCCTGGAGGGCCTCCGGCGGCCCGCCGCCCCGGAAAGCCACGAGGACCACGAGGACCACGAAGGCCCCGAGCAGCAGAGCCGCCTCTGACCGACGCGACCCCGACGCCTCCTGACGCCTCCCGACGCCGAGTCCGGGTGGCCGTACCCGCCACAGCCCGTGAAGCAGCCGCCTTCCGGCTGCCCGGCTTCCCGGGCTCCTCGAACGTCCCCGGCTTCGAACGCCTCGCTTTCCCTGGACGCTCCGACCCCCCGTGCCCCTCGAACGCTCCGCGCTTCTGCCTCTCGCACTCCTTGACGCCCTGAGGTTCTTCCCCGGGCGCTCCTGACGACCCATTAGGTGGCCACACCCATGTCGAAAATCCCTGAACCGGCGGCCGCGGCGCTGCCCGACCCGCGGCGCTGGAGAGCACTCGTCTTCATCGCCCTCGCACAGCTGATGGTGGTGCTCGACGCGACCATCGTGAACATCGCGCTGCCCTCCGCCCAGCAGGACCTGGGCATATCCGACGGCAACCGCCAGTGGGTCATCACCGCGTACGCCCTGGCCTTCGGCGGGCTGCTGCTGTTCGGCGGGCGAATAGCCGACCTGTGGGGCCGCAAGCGGACGTTCGTCGTCGGCCTGATCGGCTTCGCCGCCGCGTCCGTGCTGGGCGGCGCGGCGACCGGTGAGGCGATGCTGCTCGGCTCCCGCGCGCTGCAGGGCGTGTTCGGCGCGCTCCTGGCGCCCGCCGCGCTGTCGCTGCTCGCCGTGATGTTCACCGAGGGCCGCGAGCGGGCCAAGGCGTTCGGCATCTACGGCGCCATCGCGGGCGGCGGCGGCGCGGTCGGCCTGATCCTGGGCGGTTTTCTCACCGAGTACCTGGACTGGCGCTGGACGTTCTACGTCAACGTCCCGTTCGCCGTGGTGGCCGCCGTCGGCGCGTACTTCGTGATCCGCGAGCCCGCCGGGACCCGCAACCGCTCGCCGCTCGACGTCCCCGGCGTCGTCCTGTCCACGCTGGGCCTGGTCGCTCTCGTGTACGGCTTCACGCGCGCGGAGACGTACGGCTGGACCGAGGACTGGACGATCATCGTGTTCGCCGCGTCCGTGGTGCTGCTGGGCTCGTTCGTCGCCGTCGAGTCGGTGATGAGGCACCCGCTGCTGCCGCTGCGCGTCCTGGCCGACCGCAACCGCGCGGGCGTGTACCTCTCCCTGGGGCTCGCGGTCATCGCGATGTTCGGCCTCTTCCTCTTCCTCACCTACTACCTCCAGGTGGTGAAGGGCTTCTCGCCGCTCAAGACCGGCTTCGCGTTCCTGCCGATGGTGGTCGGCATGATCACCGGCTCCACGCAGATCGGAGCGCGGCTGATGACCCGCGTCCCGCCGCGCCTGCTGATGGGCCCCGGCTTCCTGTCGGCCTCCGTCGGCATGCTGCTGCTGACCCAGCTGGAGATCGACTCCTCGTACGTGGGTCTGATCCTGCCCGCGCAGCTGCTGCTGGGCCTCGGCATGGGTACGGCGTTCATGCCGGCGATGTCCCTGGCGACGCACGGCGTGCAGGCGCGTGACGCGGGGGTGGCGTCCGCGATGGTGAACACCTCGCAGCAGGTCGGCGGCGCCATCGGGACGGCCCTGCTGAACACGATCGCCGCCTCCGCGACCACCGCGTACGTCACCTCGCACGCCGCGTCGGCGACCACTCCGGAGGCGCTGCGGCTGGTGCAGCTCCAGGCCATGGTGGAGGGCTACACGTCGGCCATCTGGTGGGCGGTCGGCATCCTCGCCGTCGCCGCCTCCATCGCGGTGGCGATGGTCGACACCGGCCGCCCGAACGCCGCTCCGGGCGGCGCGGTGAAGGACGGCGCGCCCGACGACGAGGTCCCGGTGCCGGTCCTGGCCCACTGACCCCGGCTCGGCACCCCCGACGTTCGCCCGCCCTGGTTCCGCTGCCTCAGCGGAGCCAGGGCAGGTCCGCGTTCGGGTCCGATGGCTCCAGCGCGTCGGCCACCACGCGCATGATCGCGCCGAGCTGATCGACCTGCTCGGGCGTGAGCCGGTCGAACATGGCCTGCCGTACGGCCTCGACGTGGCCGGGCGCGCTGTGGCGCAGCACCTCGAAACCCTCGTCCGTCAGGTACGCGTTCTGGCCGCGCTTGTCGGAAGGGCAGTCTTCGCGGCGCACCCAGCCGTTCTTCTCCAGGCGCGCGATGGCGTGGGAGAGCCGGGAGCGGGTGATCTTGGCGCCCTTCGCCAGCTCCGTCATCCGCATCCGGCGGCGGGGCGCCTGGGAGAGCTGGACGAGCAGTCCGTAGTAGATGTGCGGCATCCCCGCGTCCCGCTGGAGCTGCCGGTCGAGGTGGTCCTCCAGGAGCATGGTGGCGTGGAGGTACGACCGCCAGACGCGCTGCTCGCGGTCGGTGAGCCAGCGCGGCTCCGTCGGTGAGCCCGACCCGGGTGCGCCATCGCCGTCGATGGATGCGGTGTTCATGTATCCACTCTACTTCTTCTTGAAGATTCAACTAAGCGGCGCTACCGTGGTACCCGAGACAAGCTTGAAGGTTCAAGCTTGAGCCTCCTGCGACGCTAAGAGGACCCGCCATGACCGACACCGCCACCGCGGAGCGGATGCCCGCCCTGTACCTCTCCCATGGCGCCCCGCCGCTCGCCGATGATCCCGTGTGGCCCGGCCAGCTCGCCGCGTGGGCGGCCGACCTGCCCCGGCCGAAGGCGATCCTCATGGTGTCGGCCCACTGGGAGGAGGCCCCGCTCGCACTCGGCGCCACCCGGACCGTGCCGCTCGTCTACGACTTCTGGGGCTTCCCCGAGCACTACTACCGCGTCCGCTACCAGGCCCCCGGCGCACCGGCGCTCGCGGAGGCGGTCCGCAAGCTGCTGCGCGCCCCCGGTACGCCCGTACAGGACATCCCGGACCGGGGCCTCGATCACGGGGCGTACGTGCCGCTCGTCGAGATGTTCCCGGACGCCGACATCCCGGTCCTCCAGGTGTCCCTGCCGACCCTCGACCCGGCCAGGCTGATGGAGCTCGGACGCAGGCTGGCTCCCCTGCGCGACGAGGGCGTTCTGATCGTCGGCAGTGGCTTCTTCACCCACAACCTGGCCGCGCTGCGGCAGGGCGGCATCCCCGCGTGGTCGGCCGAGTTCGACGAGTGGGGCCGTCGCGCCCTGGCCGAGCGGGACGTGGACGGCCTGCTGGACTTCCTGCACAAGGCACCCGCCGGGCGGCTCGCCCATCCGCGTACCGAGCACTTCGCCCCGCTGTTCGTGACGCTCGGCGCGGCGGACGCGGCGGGCGAGCTCGACATGGGCCGCAGCGTCATCGACGGCTTCTGGATGGGCCTGGCGAAGCGTTCCGTCCAGTTCGGCTGACCGGCCGCACCTCAACCCTCACAGGTCAGCCGTCCGACGATCCGATCAGCTCCACGGCCCGCACGGCGGCGCCCAGCGCCGCCGGGTCGCCCACGTCGAGGGCGGTGTCGGCGAACTTGATGGCGTGGTCGTCGCCGTGCGCGGCGGCCCGCCCGAACACGTCCTCGGCCGTCAGGGCGCTCGTCTCGTACGACGTGTCGTACGACGTGGGGCCCGACGGCGTGTACGCGGCCGTGACCGCCGCGCTCGCCGCCCACGCCGCGCCGACGCTGGGCGCCCACAGCTCGCGGGGCAGCGCGGGCAGCGTACGCAGTACGGCGTTGGGCGCCGTCGCGGCGTGGACCAGCATGACGGGCTCG
This genomic window from Streptomyces thermolilacinus SPC6 contains:
- a CDS encoding M6 family metalloprotease domain-containing protein, which encodes MQQPTSRRRRIRRTAAIGTVTALAVAALATASATLHGPVPVTGGPAATDPATRALAESADTASLAACRIRAESGVQMSEGIPTPPGYASSTGVVRALNLMIDFPDAPGEGPAMRRFAEFFPQTADWFRVSSYGRLRYMPYAPVPDWLRMPLPFPAYGIDRGAPYEPGYRQLVEHIVEAADERVDFSAYDLVNVLVTPNAGPSALDTVLSVTFSGNGEAPSADGVTLSNTSFVYSRQDDGSGSFHETGYRVLPHENGHVFGLPDLYTAEGGAAVGHWDIMSEDWGANNDLLGWHKWKLGWLDADQVRCAAKRGTREYTLTPLARPGKGVKLAVVPLGELAGYAMEVRTREGNDEAVCDPGVLVYRVRADVDTGQGPVTVEDGDRDSGGCTRRPNVHAELSDAPYGPGETFHDGAAGVTVTVLSRERNGAYRVRVTRG
- a CDS encoding TetR/AcrR family transcriptional regulator, producing the protein MPTASGACAASGSSGASGGSGTGRAGRPRADALRNRERIVAAAREMLVESGADAPLDEIARRAGVGNATVYRHFPDRTTLVHEVVVSVMARIADSAERAAAEEPEPFAAVRRFTHEAADERIGALCPMLSGVFEPDEPCIAAARDRLETAVLGLFERAQKAGRMRSDVAVGDLLVALSQLTRPLPGIACPVNDQFVHRHLQLLLDGLEAPGRSELPGAPATLEGLRRPAAPESHEDHEDHEGPEQQSRL
- a CDS encoding MFS transporter, whose amino-acid sequence is MSKIPEPAAAALPDPRRWRALVFIALAQLMVVLDATIVNIALPSAQQDLGISDGNRQWVITAYALAFGGLLLFGGRIADLWGRKRTFVVGLIGFAAASVLGGAATGEAMLLGSRALQGVFGALLAPAALSLLAVMFTEGRERAKAFGIYGAIAGGGGAVGLILGGFLTEYLDWRWTFYVNVPFAVVAAVGAYFVIREPAGTRNRSPLDVPGVVLSTLGLVALVYGFTRAETYGWTEDWTIIVFAASVVLLGSFVAVESVMRHPLLPLRVLADRNRAGVYLSLGLAVIAMFGLFLFLTYYLQVVKGFSPLKTGFAFLPMVVGMITGSTQIGARLMTRVPPRLLMGPGFLSASVGMLLLTQLEIDSSYVGLILPAQLLLGLGMGTAFMPAMSLATHGVQARDAGVASAMVNTSQQVGGAIGTALLNTIAASATTAYVTSHAASATTPEALRLVQLQAMVEGYTSAIWWAVGILAVAASIAVAMVDTGRPNAAPGGAVKDGAPDDEVPVPVLAH
- a CDS encoding MarR family winged helix-turn-helix transcriptional regulator, which codes for MNTASIDGDGAPGSGSPTEPRWLTDREQRVWRSYLHATMLLEDHLDRQLQRDAGMPHIYYGLLVQLSQAPRRRMRMTELAKGAKITRSRLSHAIARLEKNGWVRREDCPSDKRGQNAYLTDEGFEVLRHSAPGHVEAVRQAMFDRLTPEQVDQLGAIMRVVADALEPSDPNADLPWLR
- a CDS encoding dioxygenase family protein codes for the protein MTDTATAERMPALYLSHGAPPLADDPVWPGQLAAWAADLPRPKAILMVSAHWEEAPLALGATRTVPLVYDFWGFPEHYYRVRYQAPGAPALAEAVRKLLRAPGTPVQDIPDRGLDHGAYVPLVEMFPDADIPVLQVSLPTLDPARLMELGRRLAPLRDEGVLIVGSGFFTHNLAALRQGGIPAWSAEFDEWGRRALAERDVDGLLDFLHKAPAGRLAHPRTEHFAPLFVTLGAADAAGELDMGRSVIDGFWMGLAKRSVQFG